From a region of the Daphnia pulicaria isolate SC F1-1A chromosome 1, SC_F0-13Bv2, whole genome shotgun sequence genome:
- the LOC124339707 gene encoding uncharacterized protein LOC124339707 gives MMEAHGSEAHVIEGVEDFFIYVQRFWFERIGPDRFCVQNDARRTNNHLESFYKKINQRMNGRRLPIWIFLRHLQKIDASEFNDFLAASRGEQVRRPRGLHDRRRQARIFQATTRLNRMEYTICEFLEVVSCLFEPVPYIANENQEPLDQQLEDIFRRVLNPVDELQPLPVADPPAYAVPQPQQQNNRRGRRREAEEPAVQQHPAGVNARAERHLRRQALIDEVRNNREGNNEIPPVANNPGPELQGMNPPVHNNPGLELQGEHPQHLCTVCSLNAINSILPCGHPFCLECLTIIRNQDRPNHSQCPRCRARFDVPTRIFF, from the exons ATGATGGAGGCGCATGGGTCCGAAGCACATGTTATTGAGGGCGTTGAAGATTTCTTTATCTATGTGCAACGCTTTTGGTTTGAAAGAATTGGGCCTGATCGATTCTGCGTTCAAAATGATGCCAGGCGGACAAATAATCATTTGGAGTCCTTTTACAAGAAAATTAATCAAAGAATGAATGGCCGTCGATTGcctatttggatttttttga ggcATCTCCAAAAAATTGATGCATCAGAATTCAACGACTTTCTTGCCGCCAGCCGCGGAGAACAAGTTCGCCGCCCACGCGGCCTTCATGATAGGCGCCGTCAAGCAAGAATCTTTCAAGCCACAACAAGGCTGAATAGAATGGAATACACTATTTGTGAATTCCTTGAAGTCGTATCCTGTTTATTCGAGCCCGTACCTTACATTGCAAATGAGAACcag GAACCTCTGGATCAACAACTTGAAGACATCTTCAGAAGGGTGCTGAATCCAGTTGATGAGCTCCAACCTTTGCCCGTCGCGGATCCTCCAGCATATGCTGTTCCTCAGcctcaacaacaaaataataggCGAGGTAGAAGGAGAGAAGCCGAGGAACCCGCAGTTCAACAACATCCCGCGGGAGTAAACGCAAGAGCCGAGAGACATTTGCGCCGCCAAGCTCTGATTGACGAAGTTCGAAATAACAGGGAAGGGAATAACGAGATTCCGCCCGTTGCGAACAACCCAGGCCCCGAACTGCAGGGAATGAATCCTCCCGTTCACAACAATCCAGGCCTTGAGCTGCAGGGAGAACATCCGCAACACTTGTGCACCGTTTGTTCATTAAACGCTATTAATAGCATACTGCCGTGTGGGCATCCATTCTGTTTGGAATGTCTTACTATAATTCGTAATCAAGACAGACCTAATCATTCACAATGCCCAAGATGCAGGGCTCGTTTCGATGTGCCAACAAGAATATTCTTCTAA